One genomic region from Daphnia magna isolate NIES linkage group LG10, ASM2063170v1.1, whole genome shotgun sequence encodes:
- the LOC116932649 gene encoding sushi, von Willebrand factor type A, EGF and pentraxin domain-containing protein 1 isoform X4 — protein sequence MIFLHSCSIWLILLFALNIVQSNSILDYPICNNVAAMECPETLMKLNTRCHHSQVPVPFAFTCGDIPVNYCHDVENLLEPNISTKVYLDGHRIFDRRLKDDCWNVTTTYIKSGHWQIELDRIENVYVVLIRSLGLNRNESNGFQVTVSRRLSTNRSESIRCHDSEYFDGYHTFLCYQSGDKALTSNYRPGYDAKFVDIFGDIYVDDSCDFSNIVKVYSYPIRVCGIPEAHQNQSIMPKAHYYLVGQEVIYNCSDDAHILIGDPIRICQHNGLWSGKTPLCIQVNNVQPQTQFVRFMENAEFYWPAKSLAKATRIDENEMITYGFETEYCLKYILLEYHSELSERTDILIYTTSMDGYRHVWTANDTFGDYANKQYFLPGNDQSFICCLNVTIQRQKDKPSQGILKRSEFVYHIEAVGYHRRNGDCLKPHLFPNVKFSIHQNHTVENGVTVKLECNKGFRQRNDDPPEIQCDNGSWKGIVPICDIENCPQPNGRRHSSWKYLENQHLKYHRAEYECHSGFELKGHNTSTCNDGKWTTPPPKCKVTFCPNVAIPPNMFCMLNRRNEFYDVTGNGTSFHHGISLVCYCQPGFRVTGNRTIHCSNQQWTSELPKCQEILCENPPFSIRSGGNQSLVEQRYWKTGSHNFSCPEKMTIKGLHGRTSVELTCWENGEWEDTELFECIEQGNNTLGCAEIAGIVVGVVLAVVLTLVAYVIIKRFRKKVKETRKVNESKRNLTIAEDVGEVSKLIYPTYDPQCTESNESEIDVIT from the exons ATGATATTTCTCCATAGTTGTTCTATTTGGCTGATTCTTCTCTTCGCGTTAAACATAGTGCAAAGTAATTCTATCCTCGACTATCCTATCT gTAACAATGTAGCGGCAATGGAGTGTCCTGAAACATTAATGAAACTTAACACACGTTGTCACCATTCTCAAGTGCCCGTCCCTTTTGCATTTACATGTGGTGATATACCAGTAAACTACTGTCATGATG TGGAAAACTTGCTGGAACCCAACATTTCAACTAAAGTTTATTTGGATGGCCATCGAATTTTCGACAGACGTTTGAAAGACGACTGCTGGAATGTCACCACAACTTACATCAAGTCTGGACATTGGCAGATCGAATTGGACAGAATAGAAAACGTATATGTCGTACTAATCCGATCACTTGGCTTAAATA GAAATGAGTCCAATGGTTTTCAAGTTACCGTATCACGACGCTTGTCAACTAACCGATCAGAATCTATCAGATGCCACGATTCTGAGTACTTTGATGGATATCATACCTTTCTCTGTTACCAATCAGGAGACAAAGCTTTAACGTCAAATTATCGACCAGGTTACGACGCAAAATTTGTGGATATTTTTGGTGACATTTACGTTGATGATTCGTGCGATTTTTCAAATATCGTCAAAGTCTACTCTTACCCAA TCAGGGTGTGTGGTATTCCGGAAGCCCATCAGAATCAATCCATTATGCCAAAAGCACACTATTACCTTGTAGGTCAAGAAGTGATCTACAACTGTTCTGATGATGCTCACATACTTATCGGAGATCCAATTCGAATTTGTCAGCATAATGGTTTATGGAGTGGAAAAACTCCTTTATGCATCCAAG TTAACAATGTCCAACCACAGACTCAATTTGTCCGCTTCATGGAAAACGCTGAATTTTATTGGCCGGCTAAAAGTCTTGCAAAAGCAACGCGTAtcgatgaaaatgaaatgatcaCCTATGGTTTCGAAACTGAATATTGCTTAAAATATATCCTATTGGAATATCATTCAG AATTGTCCGAAAGAACAGACATATTAATTTATACGACGTCGATGGACGGATATCGGCACGTCTGGACAGCCAACGACACATTTGGTGATTACGCCAATAAACAATATTTTCTACCTGGGAATGATCAATCTTTCATATGTTGCCTTAATGTGACAATTCAAAGACAAAAAGATAAACCGTCACAAGGCATTTTAAAAAGATCTGAATTCGTTTATCACATTGAAGCAGTCGGTTATCACC GTCGTAATGGTGATTGCCTAAAGCCTCATCTCTTTCCCAATGTGAAGTTTTCCATCCATCAAAACCATACAGTTGAGAATGGAGTGACTGTAAAACTGGAATGTAACAAAGGCTTCCGTCAAAGAAACGATGATCCGCCTGAAATTCAGTGCGATAATGGCTCATGGAAAGGCATCGTTCCCATTTGTGACA TTGAAAATTGTCCTCAACCCAATGGCCGTCGTCATTCTTCCTGGAAGTATCTGGAAAACCAACATTTAAAGTATCATCGCGCAGAGTATGAGTGTCACTCGGGATTTGAATTGAAAG GTCATAACACGTCTACGTGTAATGATGGCAAATGGACCACCCCGCCACCAAAATGCAAAg TTACTTTCTGTCCGAATGTTGCAATTCCGCCCAATATGTTTTGCATGCTCAACCGTAGAAACGAGTTTTACGACGTAACAGGCAATGGGACATCGTTTCATCATGGTATAAGCCTAGTGTGTTATTGTCAACCTGGATTTCGCGTCACAG GCAATCGTACGATTCATTGTAGCAACCAACAATGGACATCAGAACTTCCAAAATGCCAAG AGATATTATGTGAGAATCCACCATTTTCCATTCGAAGTGGTGGGAACCAGTCCCTCGTCGAGCAGCGTTACTGGAAAACTGGATCACACAACTTTTCTTGTCCTGAAAAAATGACAATCAAAG GACTGCATGGACGTACTTCAGTCGAGCTAACATGTTGGGAAAATGGCGAATGGGAGGACACTGAGCTCTTTGAATGTATTGAACAAGGTAATAATACCCTTGGATGTGCCGAAATTGCAGGTATCGTTGTTGGAGTTGTTCTAGCAGTGGTACTAACTTTAGTCGCTTACGTGATTATCAAGAG GTTCCGTAAAAAGGTAAAGGAAACGAGGAAAGTCAACGAGAGTAAACGAAATTTAACAATTGCTGAAGACG TTGGTGAGGTTTCCAAGTTGATCTACCCGACCTATGATCCACAATGCACGGAATCAAATGAAAGCGAAATAGATGTAATAACTTAA
- the LOC116932649 gene encoding sushi, von Willebrand factor type A, EGF and pentraxin domain-containing protein 1 isoform X5 produces the protein MECPETLMKLNTRCHHSQVPVPFAFTCGDIPVNYCHDVENLLEPNISTKVYLDGHRIFDRRLKDDCWNVTTTYIKSGHWQIELDRIENVYVVLIRSLGLNRNESNGFQVTVSRRLSTNRSESIRCHDSEYFDGYHTFLCYQSGDKALTSNYRPGYDAKFVDIFGDIYVDDSCDFSNIVKVYSYPIRVCGIPEAHQNQSIMPKAHYYLVGQEVIYNCSDDAHILIGDPIRICQHNGLWSGKTPLCIQVNNVQPQTQFVRFMENAEFYWPAKSLAKATRIDENEMITYGFETEYCLKYILLEYHSELSERTDILIYTTSMDGYRHVWTANDTFGDYANKQYFLPGNDQSFICCLNVTIQRQKDKPSQGILKRSEFVYHIEAVGYHRRNGDCLKPHLFPNVKFSIHQNHTVENGVTVKLECNKGFRQRNDDPPEIQCDNGSWKGIVPICDIENCPQPNGRRHSSWKYLENQHLKYHRAEYECHSGFELKGHNTSTCNDGKWTTPPPKCKVTFCPNVAIPPNMFCMLNRRNEFYDVTGNGTSFHHGISLVCYCQPGFRVTGNRTIHCSNQQWTSELPKCQEILCENPPFSIRSGGNQSLVEQRYWKTGSHNFSCPEKMTIKGLHGRTSVELTCWENGEWEDTELFECIEQGNNTLGCAEIAGIVVGVVLAVVLTLVAYVIIKRFRKKVKETRKVNESKRNLTIAEDGNNASYISFSCEMDDNVALVGEVSKLIYPTYDPQCTESNESEIDVIT, from the exons ATGGAGTGTCCTGAAACATTAATGAAACTTAACACACGTTGTCACCATTCTCAAGTGCCCGTCCCTTTTGCATTTACATGTGGTGATATACCAGTAAACTACTGTCATGATG TGGAAAACTTGCTGGAACCCAACATTTCAACTAAAGTTTATTTGGATGGCCATCGAATTTTCGACAGACGTTTGAAAGACGACTGCTGGAATGTCACCACAACTTACATCAAGTCTGGACATTGGCAGATCGAATTGGACAGAATAGAAAACGTATATGTCGTACTAATCCGATCACTTGGCTTAAATA GAAATGAGTCCAATGGTTTTCAAGTTACCGTATCACGACGCTTGTCAACTAACCGATCAGAATCTATCAGATGCCACGATTCTGAGTACTTTGATGGATATCATACCTTTCTCTGTTACCAATCAGGAGACAAAGCTTTAACGTCAAATTATCGACCAGGTTACGACGCAAAATTTGTGGATATTTTTGGTGACATTTACGTTGATGATTCGTGCGATTTTTCAAATATCGTCAAAGTCTACTCTTACCCAA TCAGGGTGTGTGGTATTCCGGAAGCCCATCAGAATCAATCCATTATGCCAAAAGCACACTATTACCTTGTAGGTCAAGAAGTGATCTACAACTGTTCTGATGATGCTCACATACTTATCGGAGATCCAATTCGAATTTGTCAGCATAATGGTTTATGGAGTGGAAAAACTCCTTTATGCATCCAAG TTAACAATGTCCAACCACAGACTCAATTTGTCCGCTTCATGGAAAACGCTGAATTTTATTGGCCGGCTAAAAGTCTTGCAAAAGCAACGCGTAtcgatgaaaatgaaatgatcaCCTATGGTTTCGAAACTGAATATTGCTTAAAATATATCCTATTGGAATATCATTCAG AATTGTCCGAAAGAACAGACATATTAATTTATACGACGTCGATGGACGGATATCGGCACGTCTGGACAGCCAACGACACATTTGGTGATTACGCCAATAAACAATATTTTCTACCTGGGAATGATCAATCTTTCATATGTTGCCTTAATGTGACAATTCAAAGACAAAAAGATAAACCGTCACAAGGCATTTTAAAAAGATCTGAATTCGTTTATCACATTGAAGCAGTCGGTTATCACC GTCGTAATGGTGATTGCCTAAAGCCTCATCTCTTTCCCAATGTGAAGTTTTCCATCCATCAAAACCATACAGTTGAGAATGGAGTGACTGTAAAACTGGAATGTAACAAAGGCTTCCGTCAAAGAAACGATGATCCGCCTGAAATTCAGTGCGATAATGGCTCATGGAAAGGCATCGTTCCCATTTGTGACA TTGAAAATTGTCCTCAACCCAATGGCCGTCGTCATTCTTCCTGGAAGTATCTGGAAAACCAACATTTAAAGTATCATCGCGCAGAGTATGAGTGTCACTCGGGATTTGAATTGAAAG GTCATAACACGTCTACGTGTAATGATGGCAAATGGACCACCCCGCCACCAAAATGCAAAg TTACTTTCTGTCCGAATGTTGCAATTCCGCCCAATATGTTTTGCATGCTCAACCGTAGAAACGAGTTTTACGACGTAACAGGCAATGGGACATCGTTTCATCATGGTATAAGCCTAGTGTGTTATTGTCAACCTGGATTTCGCGTCACAG GCAATCGTACGATTCATTGTAGCAACCAACAATGGACATCAGAACTTCCAAAATGCCAAG AGATATTATGTGAGAATCCACCATTTTCCATTCGAAGTGGTGGGAACCAGTCCCTCGTCGAGCAGCGTTACTGGAAAACTGGATCACACAACTTTTCTTGTCCTGAAAAAATGACAATCAAAG GACTGCATGGACGTACTTCAGTCGAGCTAACATGTTGGGAAAATGGCGAATGGGAGGACACTGAGCTCTTTGAATGTATTGAACAAGGTAATAATACCCTTGGATGTGCCGAAATTGCAGGTATCGTTGTTGGAGTTGTTCTAGCAGTGGTACTAACTTTAGTCGCTTACGTGATTATCAAGAG GTTCCGTAAAAAGGTAAAGGAAACGAGGAAAGTCAACGAGAGTAAACGAAATTTAACAATTGCTGAAGACGGTAACAACGCAagttacatttctttttcatgtgAGATGGATGATAACGTCGCTTTAGTTGGTGAGGTTTCCAAGTTGATCTACCCGACCTATGATCCACAATGCACGGAATCAAATGAAAGCGAAATAGATGTAATAACTTAA